gaggacttcaaatatggtggacggggacctcaaatgggaggactacacatatgggaaaggggattacactctgggcctgaaaaccatacagagtcccttctcgtggtcctgaaacaaccgttcattgttagaaaaacacgcactctatcgctacctccaactgtctagagggaaaatggtccctctcgatcgtcctccgactttagctctccttgctatctctccttgctatctctctcgctccctctcacacaaacgcacattcaCACTGACTTCACACACGGctcctctcattctgtctcccgcagacgcacacacagaatcgctcacagcctttctctctctctttctgacacacatgcacagggagTCTGGACAGAGATATATGCCCAGCCGCTCACACCTTACTAGTGAGGGGCAACAGGTGTCTACTATTCCCGTCCGCTGTGGTCAATGCAATTATCCGTCTGCGACCGCACTCACAATCATCAGACACGGCAAAATAGTGTTGAGcataacaaagcaagcaagcgtTGCACACATAGCCGGGTtatcattgatttatttatttctatatttagccggtTCACACATacgctcgctctctttctttctctctctctgggcctcttacacacacacacagccactctgtctctctctctcacgtgcatacacacactgtctctctggtcgtgaaggtgggggtgagaggtctctgctatccctagtctgcgtcagttcaggtgtctgtccgtcagtccccgcatatgcaatgaatatatggccaagaaatcgttgtgcttcttcgggcacctcagattcacttatcaagggcggcgagccttaggcctcgagggtgttctttcaccacgcaacgagcctagtttatcttattctctctgtgtgtcactcatgcccCAGGCataccgtttcctctgcaaagggactctaaccctgataaaggactctaaccttcttaccacatagaattatttaatacacaaacaaagaaggggactctaaccttcttaagACACCGGTGGGGACCCTAACCCTCTTTAAGACGCCGGTGGGGACCCTAACCCTCTTTAAGACGCCGGTGGGGACCCTAACCCTCTTTAAGACGCCGGTGGGGACCCTAACCCTCTTTAAGACGCCGGTGGGGACCCTAaccctctttaaaacgccggtggggaccccaaccctctttaaaacgccggtggggaccCTAACCCTCTTTAAAACGCTGGTGGatttattacacatccattacttggccatcggtagtcttgtatcactatgcccgattcttataggccctatggtctcgtgggtattccttcaccatgcaacgagccgatattcgatgtgtcacgcgttcagggtcaatcgggtttatggggaaatgctggggtgcagtcctattcgtccccacgagatatcccgtagcgaaccgctctcacagtctcacctcctaatgtggttcctatataactatgcagagtttggattttatcaacaggttctgcctaccttttgttgggcccgaggtgagactgcaggaatcggtccggtgctccggggtcccgaggtcgtgccgctctccgtctctcgtttcccagttgcggttcaattcagaaaaaatcacgtcggggtcaccaatttgaggggaaaaacggtctgtctagttactggaccagatgaaatgagacggagaggtaataaagtctgtcggcacgaggaccttggatttattaagtaaagtggcaacggttatacagagtcataaagcgtgagagatcgaatatgtctaagtccctaatcagcgctgatggttcgtccagagcttcgcctccgtggaaggtctgcttcagaagaagatcaagagtccctgtgtgatacagttttatgctgtatcctcctctcgatgaggtgtgtgcgtttgaggtgtgtgtggttctgtgtgtttttgcttgaccttggctcccaggccctgatatatgcatgtgtatcccttgtgttcctcctaacgggggagagcttcgaagtgtctcctgtgtgataaattaatgtggctctcccgttcttgaggatgactggtgtattgtctgagtgtctaccatttgcctgggaaatggggccttcggctctggccttgacctgactatattatcatgtttgtgttatgtgttaagacttgactatattgtaatgtgactgccatgtgatgtgctcatcaggctagggtaagagttagctatatttgtaatgtacatgtgatgtactcagcaggttattttgcccaacaggaGTAAGCGCTACAAAGCAGTGCTGGGGGACTTGCCGGACCCAGATGTCCTGAAAGTTGCTGAGGCTTACCAAGACTTCACAGCAGACATTGCTCCACTGATAACCACCATGGCAATAACCAAGGATGTCCCCCTTGTTCAGTCAGCATTTGGAccttgttgggcaaaataacctgctgagcacatcacatgtacattataaatatagctaactcccaccctagcttgaggagcacaacacatggcagtcacgttacaatatagtccatttttaacacataacacacacatgagaacatggtcaggtgaaggccagaaccaaggccccatctctcctcccggcaaatggtaaacactcagacaatgcaccgtttcatcctcagaacgggagggccacaagcaggagactctgtgagactctcccccgtcaggaagaacacaagaagatatacatgcatacactagagcctgggaggcaaggtcaaccaaagacacacagaaccatacacatctcaaacgcacacacctcatcgagaggaagatacagcataagagtgtatcacacaggaactcagcccttcttctgcagcagaccttccacggaggtgaagctctggacgaaccatcagcgctgattagggacttagacatattcgatctctcacgctttatgactctgtataaccgttgccactttacttaataaatccaaggtcctcgtgccgatagactttattacctctccgtctcatttcatctggtccagtaactagacagaccgtttttcccaacaacctGTCCAGGAAGGTAGCCCCATCTCTTACCAGCATCCAGTACCAATTAGTCGGGTAATAGTCTGCCACCAAGAcagcccccctccaccacctctgccATTAGAAGGCTATAGGCTGGATCCCTCCACCTGTAATTTTGTGTGCACTCATGAACAGCATCTCCAGTTAATGTCACTTGCCATTACCTTGGATATGGCAAGGAAGATAGAGATGGCTACAAGGGACCAGAGCAACAGTGTGGAGTGGCACCAAGTCAGGAAGCCGAGGCTCACTTCCTCTCGATTTAGGGAGGTGTGCCATGTGAGAGGGGACAGTTCTTCTCAGAACCTAGCAGAGAGAATGGAAAGGTGGGGTTCAGACAGCGCTAATGAAAAGGGGGCTGGCATTGGAGCCTGTGGCCATCCAAGAATACACCAGGACGAAAAATGTCAACTACTGGCCATGTGGCTTTGTCATACACCCAGATGCTCCTTGGCTAGAATCCTCTCCAGATGGTCTTGTATTTGATCCAACTGAGAGCCCACCATTTGGACTGATATAAATCAAGTGCCCTAATTCCAGAAGCTATGTGGACTGCAAGTACCTAAAGATGCAGAGTGGCACATTAAAATTAAAGCCCAGCCACAGCTACTACTGGCAAGTCCAGGGGCAGTTATTACCAGTGACGTGCGGTGAAGTCAGTAAGTGGGTAGGCACTGAGATTTTTGTgtcccactccgcccctgcataaataaaaaaaaatcaaatcagGATGACATATCGTCTAttactctcactctcccacacgcacgcacacacacatcatcagaATACAACCACTGTATCCTTAATTATTGCACAGCGGCCAATTATGTTTGTCAGTCAGCAACAATGAGAACATGAAGGCAAATGGCTTGCAGTCGACATTAATTCAACCACACTTATCAATTCAAAATTAAGCCCAAAATAGTTTCTGACTCACCTATCGGTAGATAAAATCCATCCGCCGCTCTTTCCTCGTGAAGGCGTCGATCACAGCGTTGTAAAAGACCTCTTTACGGGCCTTCAGTTGGCACAGTCTCTGGCTCTCGATGGACAGAATGGCCAGGGCTGAAAGACGTGCTTGTCCGGTCCGGTTCCGACTGTACGTCTTGATGCGTTTCAGTGTGGAAAATACTTTTGCCAGTAGCTCATTTTTGCTAGTAAAGTTGAGTTTAGAGAAATTTCTTAGCTCTAAAATATCGGTAGATGTCGCTGCTGTCATTTTAACTTTTTGAGTTTCGCGGGGATTACGTGTAGCCGGTGTAATGACGTCAGCTGCGCAAATGTCCAGTAATATCACGATTTCgattggtccatgtttgatacGTAGCGTAGATGATTACTGGCATAACATATTTACGTACAAAGGCACAGCAGAGTTGTGCCTTTCGGCGTAGATGTTAAAGAATACAGGATCGAAGTGCGCATGCGCCACATTAGTTTTTCGTTGCCGTTCATAATGAATGGACAGTAAAGGCACTGCTTATTCTAccgtttttttgtatttgatgtTGCGTAACTGATACAATTGTCATCGTAACGTCtcggtacaaatacaaatacaagtttattaaataaaattatTTAATAAACATTTTTACGTTTGAATTTTGTCAGGGTAGGCAGTGCCTACCTTGCCTACCCTGACTGCACGTCACTGGTTATTACTCACCGGGATGCAATGGTGTGATTTTATTGTTCTGGCTGAGGAGGACATTCTTGTTCAGCGCATCTACAGGGATGCTGCGGTGGCAGGGGTTATAAGGGAGAAGGgggattatttcttttttcactTTTACCTCGGTAAAAACAGTGGTTGACTCTTTCCCCTTTTTCCATCCACTTTGCTTTTCGATTTATAGTATAAAATGTTAGTTCTCTCATATATTAGTTAATACTCTTGGTTTTTGTTTGTTCGTCTAGTATATTCTGGGCATCGTCTTGTTTCCCCAGAATGTTGTAAATATTTCAATATTATATTTGCTTGATTAAATTTTGCCTTCTCCATGTATATCTTTGTAGCTTGGAATTTTTTATCCGCCATATAATCGACTAAACCTTTCTCATCCATTACTGTTCTAATCTTTATGTGCTCGTGGGTGATACGAGATGtcaatgattgtgtgtgtttgtttatttctcaCCTGCATTATTTCCTTATTAAATTATACATTTTCTTATGTCATTTCCAGTGTGTTTTAATTTATGTTTTAAGTCAGTAAAACCCAAAATGTAGTGTAAAGACCACAATGACAATTTGTTAAGGGTCAAGACACATCTTTAATTTACTGTTGACTTGCCCACGCCTTTACTAGCGGCCCATTCTGGTAATTGACCAGGAAGCAGGCCACACTGAACAACTCCTCAATGTTCCCACATACAGAGAGAGGTATTTCCTTATCAAAgagtttgttttctttaatcCTCCTTATGCACCTCTCCACATGAACTCTTAGACGTGCAATTGACTGTGTCTGCCTGACATCCTCTCTACTCATTTGCTTTTTGCGAGAGAGAAAAGCAGGTCGGTACACCTTACACCCAGCAAGGTTGTCAACCAAGAAGCCTTTGTCCACCATGATTGCCATGTCTGGCTGCAGCAGCTTCGCAATTCCAGAACGTTTGAAGATCTCCCAATCACTCATGGATCCCGCATACAGCCCTGACACAAACGTAATGGCACCATGGGGAGCCATGCCAATCATTGCCTTGAATGTTGTGTGTGACTTGTAGCTGGAAAACACTTCACTCtgcaggagaagagaggagggcgtTTGGCAGAAGATCTCTGTGCAATCAAGCACCACCTGTGTGTCAGCAAACGCAGAAAACTCAGGTGGTAGGTGAGCTCTGACAACATCAGATGGGATACACAGACGCTGGCTTCCCAGCAGGAAGTACAGGAAGTGTGTCCAAGTGGACACAATCCGACTGGCAGTGCTGCGGTGGATACTGAACCTCTCTGCAAGGTCCCTGAGATGTAAACCGGCTGACAGATGCATCAGGAAGAGCAGCAGCTCGTCAATAGGTGGAAGTTtctgttgaaaaaaataaaagtgtttgTAACCTTGCAGACTAACATTTTAAAtacttattgttattattaaagaGTTTAATCAGAAGACTATTATAGAATTACAATTTTAGTGTTACATAGGCTACAACTCTTCTAGCCTACATACCGTTGTTTGGTGAGAGActgtgttgctgctgctggcagATGCCGTCGTTTTGGCGCTGGTAATCCTCACCATCTTGCTGTTCACGGCAGGCTCCACCAATCTCCAAAATGCCATGAAATGCGAGTGGGAAGCAAACCTGGTGTAGAAACGAATGTCCGCGTCCGATCCTACCAGACGCTCTATCCCAAAGCGCTGCCGTAGCTGTAGCACCTCGACCTGGTGTTGCAACTCTCTTATTTGAAGACGCATGGCTTCGTTCTCCTCAGTCAACACACTTGCCCTCTCCCCTGTTTCTGGAATCACACAGTAATCGTGATCAGGTGCCACTGTCACAACTTCAATCTCGGAGTCAGATCCTGAATCCGGGATATCCATATCTGGCCGCGGACGCCGATCCCAAACACTGGGTCTGGGTACAGGTCGTTCATACCCATTCCATTCAAAGAGAACAGGAAATGTTCCCTTTTGTAACCTTCTCAATCCACTTGAAGTCACAATGATATCTGTTGCATTAAAATGCCTACTACAGACCCGGGTGTTTTTGGTAGGTTTGAAGTCATCTCTCCGGATCGTTCTCATCCACTCAGCCCTCAGCGCGGAGTCAACAGGGAATGAATGGAAGCTAATTTCCTTATTGAATTTGGATGAGTTTGAACACTCAACAAAATAGCGCTGAATTTCTAACCTTTTGATAGGCAAGTCGCCGTTCTTTAACTCGAAACACACTCATACTGCTCTTCAAAACCAACTTGCCGGGGTTTTGACGCTCTGTCAAACGCTGGACCG
The Gadus macrocephalus chromosome 6, ASM3116895v1 DNA segment above includes these coding regions:
- the LOC132459197 gene encoding uncharacterized protein LOC132459197; amino-acid sequence: MRTIRRDDFKPTKNTRVCSRHFNATDIIVTSSGLRRLQKGTFPVLFEWNGYERPVPRPSVWDRRPRPDMDIPDSGSDSEIEVVTVAPDHDYCVIPETGERASVLTEENEAMRLQIRELQHQVEVLQLRQRFGIERLVGSDADIRFYTRFASHSHFMAFWRLVEPAVNSKMVRITSAKTTASASSSNTVSHQTTKLPPIDELLLFLMHLSAGLHLRDLAERFSIHRSTASRIVSTWTHFLYFLLGSQRLCIPSDVVRAHLPPEFSAFADTQVVLDCTEIFCQTPSSLLLQSEVFSSYKSHTTFKAMIGMAPHGAITFVSGLYAGSMSDWEIFKRSGIAKLLQPDMAIMVDKGFLVDNLAGCKVYRPAFLSRKKQMSREDVRQTQSIARLRVHVERCIRRIKENKLFDKEIPLSVCGNIEELFSVACFLVNYQNGPLVKAWASQQ